The following proteins come from a genomic window of Nicotiana tomentosiformis chromosome 12, ASM39032v3, whole genome shotgun sequence:
- the LOC138902469 gene encoding protein WEAK CHLOROPLAST MOVEMENT UNDER BLUE LIGHT-like 1: protein MAKTSKTIPQKEHASSSQSTADKTPVEPRLDKCVPGACVLISDFKVDKGVGKDTVLRSSPVEEEASTFVPNLVKDNKRKRASTSEVPKPRKNTIPLTIESVLRLRDEEEEEENDGSVLVARVKKTIDDPKAAESMVIYKVPPRTEEISKEGLGRVPESLEIEDASHRNQQTQKLEVIGKLREEVNMIRAEILEWKDGMDRLAAEKEIARAQLSSAKKQLQSMKEKSSIQARKIEELKARLASELAKAKSDVEKAKANANALDAEAAQVHVREAAETANT, encoded by the exons atggcgaaaacatcaaaaaccattcCTCAAAAAGAACATGCTTCTTCTTCACAGTCTaccgccgacaaaacaccggtggagccacggctTGACAAGTGCgttcctggggcgtgtgttcttatctctgattttaaggtcgacaaag GTGTGGGAAAAGATACGGTTTTGAGGTCCTCGCCCGTCGAAGAAGAGGCTTCGACCTTTGTTCCAAACCtggtgaaggataataagagaaaaagggcctctacttccgaagttccaaaaccgaggaagaataccatccctttaaCCATAGAATCGGTTctacgtctaagggatgaagaagaagaagaagaaaatgacgggtccgtactggtggcccgagtgaagaaaaccatcgatgacCCAAAGGCAGCTGAATCGATGGTGATTTATAAAGTTCCACCTCGTACTGAGGAGATATCAAAGGAAGGTTTGGGCAGAGTCCCCGAATCGTTAGAGATTGAGGATGCTTCCCACCGAAAtcaacaaacg cagaagcttgaggtgattgggaagcttcgtgaggaggtcaaTATGATAAGGGCGGAGATCTTGGAatggaaagatggcatggaccgTCTTGCCGCAGAAAAAGAaattgctcgagcccaattatcatcggccaaaAAACAACTTCaaagcatgaaggagaagagctcaattcaagcaagaaaaatagaggagctcaaggctcggttggcctctgaacttgccaaggccaaatctgatgtCGAAAAAGCAAAGGCCAATGCGAATGCATtagatgctgaagctgctcaggtacatgtaagagaggcagccgagactgcTAACACTTGA